The Leishmania mexicana MHOM/GT/2001/U1103 complete genome, chromosome 31 DNA segment cttCACCGACGGTGTGTCCGCTGCCGGTGACGCCGTCAGTGATGCTGGGGCAAGAGAGACGTAGTAGGCGCGCACAAGAACATCGGTTGTGCGAAGCGTGTCAAGACTTgccaccggcaccggcgACTCGGAGAAGAACGGGGCGGACGCTGGAGCGCTGttcgacgcggcgccgcctcgggACACCGATCCTCGAGACCTACGTCCATCGGCACTCATATGATCAACCTAGGCAGAAGtagaacaaaaaaaaagatgtgCGCCGTATGGGCTCTCGTGCGTAGTTGTGTGATGCGGGacgtgggtgggtgagggcGTTGATGTAAAGCTCGACTGACCCCGTActtgcgtgtatgtgtggggagagggaggggggcgttcGAGGCGACTAAAGAGCGAATAGCGAAAATTATAGGTGAGCGAAGCACAAGCCAAAAGAAACAGAAGAAGCGAACGCGCTCTTCCGCCGGTGAGCGCTGACTGCGACAGCCGGTCCCGCCGCCACATCAAAGCGCGCAGAGGATAGTGTGTGAGAGGGGGATAAAAAGAGGGTGGAAAAACGGGCCAGTCGAGAACGCGAATGGGACGCGGAGGATCGGAAGTGCAAAAAAGAAAGTTAACAGGAGGGCATCGGAATGCAGCCGTCGCGTTTTGTGCCGCCCGTGAATGCGGAAGAGGGTAAGGACAACCAACGCGGGAGCCACCAAGGGTGCCAGAGCGTATGTACACACAAGAGCACTCActtgtccgtgtgtgtgtgtgtgtgggtggcaGGGGTGCCTGCAGGATGTCACAGTGGCGAAACGTGACGAGTGTGGCACCTCTACGCAGGCGCCGGTGCGTTCTGTTCTTCATATTATCGTTCTCCTTAGAGCAAGACTCATGTCAAAGAGCAATGAGCCACATGACAACGGCGTGCACGAtacggcggcgacgcccacacgcactGTGCAGCCACGCGGAGACTTTACGAGGATGGCGTCTTGCTAGCAGAGCCTTTGCCAGTGAACTCAAGTCCACACATGTTCGCTGCCTTCCGggccctctccacctctgtcTGCTTCACCGCGTACGTCTGTTGCAGCTTTCTGTACTCCGCCAAGCGATCTCGCATGAACGCGTACTCGGGACCACTAAGGGCGTGCTCGGGGTCTGCCTGAAGCCTCTGCATCTTCTCGCTGAAAGAGAATTTCTTACcggccgctgcggaggcaCAGCGGGCAAATCGGGTCGTGCTAAGCATCACGCCAAGCGACTGTGCTCAGTTTGCGGGGGAGATGATTGGTGAATCGTGAAGAAGGGGCGGTGTACGCAAAATACGCGGTGACGAAGGCAGCGTGGGCACCAAATAGACACCGTgtgaggaggaagagaaccTCCTGGCGTGCAGGGACCTGCCTTGCCAATCCCCCCAGTGGATGTGtggtcgaggaggcggatcAGCGTACCccaagagagaagggaatGGAGAGGAGCTAAACGAGTGTTTAAAGTCAAGACCCTCTGCGGTGACGCACGAAGAAGGTTTATCACTCGATCGTTGTCGCGTCCATCGTAGCACAGAGAGGAAACATAACCGGTGCAGCACACAGCAGGCTAGACAACGggattttttcttttgggggagggggagagttCGCCTTGTCAAGGAAGCGTCTCAGCTGCGCAGTGCAACACAAGCTGGAACGTGGtagggcggcggcggaacaacaacaagacGCGATGCTCTGATCATCTGCGAAGGTGTACTGGGCggcctgtgctgctgcgcagagGAGACGCGTCTCGTCATCCACGGTACTGTAAGGCATAAGAAAACAGGACACCACTCAGTCGTCGGACATGACGGGCGCGCGGTGGCCTCTTTCACCGCACCGCAACAAGTGCGCAACACACAGGCGgagaaacacgcacacaaactTAACTCGCCTTCACATAAAAGAGAATGACACGCTAATGGCGCTTACGCTTACGCGCAGACGCCATCCTTTCAGATATCTCcgtcatctcctcctccaactgTGCAATTTCCTCCGCCGTGACATCGTCGGATAGGAGACGTTCCTCCAGCTGGTCTAGACGTGCTTGAAGagcggcatcgtcgtcctcgttcacatcggcagcggcaggggtCGCGCTCGTTGCCCCGTTGGCAGGCTCATCATCGAGAGTGACAACGTTGCTTGCTaccgcggtggccgccgctgtgcgtccCTCGCGGCCGCGTTTGCGCGTCTTCTTTCCGTCCACGGTGGATGACGACTGCGACCGTGTCACTGCACACAGTGTAAGGGGAGTTTCCCACGACTGCACCAGCTTCTTGAACTCGTCCTTCGCCTTCTGTGCACGCTCCCTATCAGCCTGTGTAACGCGCTGGTAGTTGATGAGCTTCAACCTAGGGCACAAGAAGACGAGAAAGGCCCGCAGCTTCTCGCTATCGAAATTGTTGCTGTTGGTTTCCCACACAGGGTTGTCCTCGAGCGACACCACCTCCAGCTTCTTCCACTGCTTCAGAAAGTAGAGATCGCGCACGCAGGCGAGGCGGTTGCGATCGGCCAAGAAGTGCACGACGTTGGGCAAGGCAGAAACGCACGACGCCACACTCACTCGCTGAATCTCGTTTCGGTGGGCAACGAGGGTGGTAACGCGGCTCATCCTCACATccttgtcgctgctgccggctgCACTCTTCATGGGAAAGTACTCTAGCGCCGTCAAGGCGTTGGAGGAGAGGTTTACGACATCAAAGTTGTTCTCGAGCAACACTAGTACGTGCTCATCGAGCGAGGAAATCCGCAGCCCGCGAAGGTCGATTTCACGCTGTAGCATCGTATTCGTGAACTGCGGTGCGAGACGCACCAAGTCCATCGTGAGTCGCATTCTCGTCTAtcagggaggggagggggggggggcagaagGTCTTCCAAGACGGATGGAGCGCACGGGACTGGGGAAGAAAAAGACCGACCAAACGGAGGTGTGCGCGGGCCGGCACAAGGCGTGGGGTGAGAAAGGGAGGAAATTGTgacgtgcgcgtgtacgtgcAAGGACACCGTGGAGAtcggaggaagagaagacgAGTTTcatgggaggagggggcaaaCTGTCATTGTTGAATCCTTCCCGCTGAGCAGCACACATGGTGCGGGCGGCGATGGAAAAACACACAGCGCAGGGCAAACCAGAGTGTGTGGTGCGCGACTACGCTGAATGGGGCGGTGATCGGGTAAAGAATATGTCTCGCATCAACGAAGCTCTCGCAGCAgggtgcagcgggtgcgTGCCTCTCCGAAAACCGGGGCATCGGTCATGTTTCTTTTCTCTGTCTCTtccctcggcggcggcgtctgtggAGAACAACGTCATTGGCTGCaatgcgccccccccccaccaccaccacaaccacaACCTCACCGCAGGGGTTCACGAGAGGGGCAGGGGAAAGACGGATAGGCACGAAAGggctctgccgcctccacgaGGCAGAGCAGTGTGCTTGGTTTGTAGCAGTCTCACTCGAGACACGTACGCATGCCGTTTGCACGCGGCAGCATGCGGC contains these protein-coding regions:
- a CDS encoding putative U2 small nuclear ribonucleoprotein 40K, with amino-acid sequence MRLTMDLVRLAPQFTNTMLQREIDLRGLRISSLDEHVLVLLENNFDVVNLSSNALTALEYFPMKSAAGSSDKDVRMSRVTTLVAHRNEIQRVSVASCVSALPNVVHFLADRNRLACVRDLYFLKQWKKLEVVSLEDNPVWETNSNNFDSEKLRAFLVFLCPRLKLINYQRVTQADRERAQKAKDEFKKLVQSWETPLTLCAVTRSQSSSTVDGKKTRKRGREGRTAAATAVASNVVTLDDEPANGATSATPAAADVNEDDDAALQARLDQLEERLLSDDVTAEEIAQLEEEMTEISERMASARKRKRH